In Rutidosis leptorrhynchoides isolate AG116_Rl617_1_P2 unplaced genomic scaffold, CSIRO_AGI_Rlap_v1 contig510, whole genome shotgun sequence, the genomic window GTAGTTACTATTCTACCCAGTAATATTTCTCTCTTTTATTGAGATCCCTTTTTATATGACTTGCAATTTCTTGCAGACTTGTATGAATGTGAAGTCAATGATTCTTGCGTCACAAGTAAGTTCATTTCATCAAATTATTGATTGCCACTGCATGCTTAGTTTGAATTCTCTGTTTTTTCTATGATAATTCTAAAATGGTGGTTTTGACATTCGTGATATCTTCTTCTTTTTGCAGGCAGCGGACAAATTACAGCGTTTTTCACCGTGCTTTGATGATCTAATGAAAGATATTAACAGGAGCCTTGATCCAAATAATGTTGACAGGTTCAGCCAGAATCTTTCCAGATTCAAGAAAGAGTTCAAGTCTATTTACCAAGGTTGAACGTATATACCTAACAGCTCTCTTAGGACAAAAGAAAGAAATACATACATGAAAATGGTAGGTAGCCATAGCAAAGAAAATATACAGGAAAACGACGAGGGAAGCTTGTCGAAATTATAGTCGAATGTGAAAATTGACAGTATGCAAGTAGACGCTTAGTCAAAGTGAATGGTGCTCTATGTATGGATTTTTGCAGCAATTTATCCTCTCCAGAAAAGAGAGAATTTATACTCAAAAGGGTTTTTGTTTCTTGATATTCTCTAACTTTATTTCTCGAGATTAAAGCGGTGAATGGTGATGCAAATACCAGTACTTTTTAAACCAGTTGATTGATAGCCGAATGTCTACGAAAAATTTACCGCATTGTATGCTTCGAGAATATAGTTGTAGAACAGAGCATTCCTGGAAAAACAGTGTGAATAGCTAAAGTAGAAAGAACTACCAAGGATTTATCTTTTCTCATAAGTAACAACCATGAAGTTTCGTGCGAGCCAAGTTATAATTGTTCAGGAGTCGAAATGAGCTTTAAAATATGCAGGAAAATAAAAAATTTATGCACAAGTTACAGATAATATGATGTTTCATGATACATCTTCAACTAACCAACAGAAACCAATTAAACTGTGAATAGAATTTCATGTTCATAGCCTATCTATTTGCTTTGGGAAATATGTTGAGAATTAGAAGCATCTCCTCTTTTGTCCCTAAATCCTAATTGATTGTGCCATTTTCACTACTGTTACAGTCTTGAAACTCTGCTTCAGATAAGTCACTAACGTCACTCAGATTGTCGCTGAGATTCCCTTTGTCAAAACCCTCTAACATTGGAATAACCCAATCTCCATCTCTTTCACAATCTTTATAGACATTCCCGACCACATTACTCCTTTCTTCCTTAATCTCTGCAGGAGACTTCAAATCTCTTGTATTTCGGCAGCCCAGCAGAACGAGATCCAGCATTTTTCGCCGAACAAGGTAAATTGGATTAGACTCAATCAAGCAACCTTTAGCATAGGCTTCTCTAAGAAACACAGTCTGAGTGCTTCCTTTAGTAGATATATAAAATATCCCAGGATGCATCAACAGCAACTCACGCACATTGACTTGTGTGATACCATAATCCTTTCTAAAATGAGCCAACCTTTCAACATTAACCATATCTACAGTCAAGCTCAACAGCTCGTAGATGATCCCCACAACACGCTTCTCGAAACGCTGGATCCCTCCGGAAGTACAAATCCCGATTCCGTCCATCGTCTCATAAGGCTTGATGTAAGGAAGCCTCTGCCAAGTCTTCAACTTTTCCCTTGCCCCACCCTCAATCTTGAATCCTGTAGGGAAACTAATGGGAAATGCATATCTGATCTCGAACTCACTTAACCACTTTTCTACATACTCTTTCTCCCTCCACCTTTCAATCTCAGCTTTTCCCAAACCATTGTTGTCATCTCTATTTACCAGCTCTACAGTTTCCAAGTCTATTAATCTAAAATCATTCGAATATTTCCCTAAAATAGAGTCCCGAAAATTGTCAGGCAAGCCTAGATCTCTCCTAATCAGCCTCAAAGCTTGAACGTGAAGCCTCCCTGTTTTTGACATCATTAGCAGTTTCTTGATTCTCTTTACAGCATCCAATTCACACTCTTTCACAACACACGCTTCTTCTTTAATCAAATCCTTCATCTTACGAGTTAATCTGCAACACACATTCCTTTGTACAGGGTGCTTAAATATCTCAAAAATGTGGGGATATTTGTTCAAAATGGGCTGACATTAACATTTAATCCAACAATGTTTCTCCATCGAGACATCACTTGTACAGAAACAAAGGGACCTCGTTTTCGATTGGACATGATTTCCTGGAATTTGAGGATGATTCTGAGCTTCTTGAGGTTGGCCATGAGTTTGTCGAGCTTTAGGTCTCTGGTTCTGTTCTCTAAACGAGTTTGAGCTGAATTGGTTGGTTTTTTCCATCTCTTTTGGAGAAAGAAATTAAAGGGGCCAAATGAGATTTTGAATTCAGAGTTTGCAGTGGGAGAAGTAGCATCAAAAAGTATTTTAGGTCGCAGGAAGTTTTCTTGCCTAACTGTTCTGAAGATCATGTTCTACTGTTAGCAATTCACTGGGATGAGATCATTCCAATCCACTTCACGGAAGGATGCACTAGCACTCAAAAAATGACCCCAAAGAGACCTGCAAGGAAATCGATTGATTCAGCACTTGATCAGCAAACCTATAATATAAATTCTGATAACGAATTAAACTAAATAGCATTAAAACTAACTCTATGACTTTCAATAAAAGGCATAAATAAAACAAATTTATCAAATCTTTGAGGGTAAGGTAGTTGCAGCTTCAAGAGAGGAAATGCACCTTATTGCGTATTATGTCCTCCGAGGCCAACTCACTAACTCAAAGGAGATCATTCACCTCTTACGACATGGACGCACTAATCCTTTCCAGAGATTGGTATAggccaagatatatatatatatatatatatatgtaaggcgACAACACTGTCAATATAGTGTGAAACATAAAGTTCAGATGATTCAGAAACTAAAAGCTTATCTAACAGTTCAGTTAATATATTGTTCAAAATGTCTACTTTTTAAGAAATTTTTGCTTCATCTCTCTAAAAAAAATTATATCTTTGAATCCTATCTCCTTAAATAAAAAATCTTATTGATACGGATTATCACAAACATTAACAACGAACCAGCTCAATGTCCTAAATGTTAATTACCTGCACGGAGTCCAGAGTGTTTTGTCTCATCAACATGGTATCTAAGCAGCAGAAAGAAATCTACTCAGATGATTGCCGCCGGTGTCAgtgcatttttatatataaaagctCTTCTGGAGGCTGGTAATTGTTAATTCATGTTGATTTCGAGAGACGATGGAGACAGGGAGGTGGTTGGTAACTTCCCGGCGTCTTGGTGATTGCCGCCGGTGTGGGCGACGTTAGAGGCGGTAGGCGGTGGTTGATGCTTCGTCGGGGGCGGGGAGGTGGAAGAAGCGAAAGAAAGATTTCTCCAAGGCCTATGCCAAAGCGCGATCTATTCGTGGGCTGTTTCAATAAAAGCCCATAAAGGGACCAAATATAAGACCCCATTCTACAGCCAGCCTCCTTACTCCTTAGTATCTTTTTGGTGCTCATACTTTAGAAAAATACCATCTTTGGGAACCCCATTTTATAATTTTGCTTATTAACCTTTGCGAGTCGCCAATGATGGAGGCTTCGATGCAATTGGCTTTATGATTTAGTGTTTATGCGCATTTGGCTTCAGCTTCATAGTCTATTTTAATTGCTCTCGGATAAGAAGATGCAATCATGCATTGATCAAAGCAAAACCAAACAACACTTATAACTTGAAGTAAATACTACTTGTGAGCCTGCTATAGTAGTAAAACAGGGCCAAAAACATCAAATTCATTATTTCATACGTATACAAGTAAAGATTGAAACGGAAGATAGGGTCAATTTGGTGGAGCATCAATGCTTCTGTATCTGAGAATCTCGACACCCAAGTAATCGATAGGACCCTGGACAGCAACATGAGGCTTCCCAACTTTCACACGAATGGCAGTTACTTGAGGATGCTTTGCTAGAGTGGTTGATGAAATTAGTTGCGCCACCGACTCGAGAAGATTCTGAGGTGTTCCTTCAACAATTCCCTTCACTATCCTGTTCAGTCAAATGAAAGAATTTCAGGAATATTGACATTTCCATAGATTCAGGAAACAATAAGGAATCAACGAAACTCTGAAGATGAAATTTTGGCAATCGTAATGAGATATTCAGATTATTTCATTTTAGCTGGCAGATTATGTGAGATATTCATTTCATTTCAGATGAAATTTTGGCAATTGTAATGAAATTTTGGCAATCATAGACCATTTCATTGTGTCACTTACCGGTAGATGTCAGTGTAACTTAAGGTGTCCGTCAACTGGTCAGACTGACAAGCCTTCCGGAGATCCATCCAGGCATCCACATCGATCAAGAACTTCTGACCCAGTTTCCTTTCTTCTGGTTTTACTCCGTGATAACCATGGAACATCATTCCCCTTAAAACCAGTTTGTCTCCCCTCAATATCTCAATGTCTTCCATTTCTCCTATACAAGTCAATAATCAATCAAATGTAAAAAGGGGTCGTCTTTATTCGCATATACTAGAAGACTAAGAACAAAAATGAACACTTTCTACACATCAGCTAATATAATGGTAATTGATGAAGGGTAATCTTTACTCAAAGGAACAAAATCAATAATTGCATCCAAGACAACATAATTAAAATCCCAGTCAAGCAGCAAATCAATTAGGGCAATGACCCAAAGATACCACATTGATGATTGAACATCATACATGCCTTTTCTTTTAAGCCTTGCATTCAACAAAGGTCATAACTTTACGTCTATTTTACTAAAAATTTGTTATATATTGTTTGAATTGCAATCAAATAGCTGTTCCCAAGAGTCCTAAACTGGAATTGAATTGCTCAAGCAAAAATCCACATCAAAGTACAATTGAATCAAATTCACACTCAAGCACAGGTAAAGAGCTTAGAAGAGATTAAAAAATCACATAATTATTTAAGTGGCTAAAATCCACTTCTTAAGGACGATGAGCACCAAAACGAGCCAATGAAAACATAAACTCAAGAAACAGAAACATCAAACTTCATACGTAAAGTTTAATATATTATCGGAAATTCAGATGAGGAAATTTACCGTTGAAATGGATATAGCTCCGTCGGCGGCGGTGGTGATAAACGGCGGAGAGTAGGAGAGGCACTCTCAGACTCACCGAAAAGCAGAGTGGCTGTGTGTCACTCATTCACTCTCCCTGTAAGCTTTAAAAAAACGAAAAAGATATTTACATCCCTATACTATATTATTTTATAAGAGTCAGTCCCTTTAGTTTTACTTCCTTTGATTCACTATGTTTTACTCGGTTAGGGATTAAAATCAAATAATGGAACAATACAAGGGTAAATCATACGAAAATGATAAAATGAAGTGAGTGACGAATGTGTACATAACACCAAATTCGAACTATTCTTCTTCTCGACCAAGTCAGCTGCTAATCAACAAAATTTCACATTCAGTTCGAAGAAGCTTTGGGCAAGAAACATGGAATCTGCTGTGTAAAACCCTAAGGTCTAAACCCTAACTTAGAGAGCTGCACAGCTTCTTGAATCGATTACAATGCCGTCGTATCCACATCCTGGCTCCGTTACCATCTGCGAAATCAACAGAGACTTAGGTTAACTTGCATCTCTCTACTCCTGCTATTGAATTGGTTGTATTGATGGCATTTCGAATTCCGTGTTTATAACAAGAAATTATCTGTGTTTTTGTAATCTGACAGTTACCTCCGATAGCCTTTCGGATGATCGAGCCAAGGATACTTATGGAAAAATACttgtaagttttatttttattggtTTGAGTTAGTCTGATTTCTGGTTTATTTGTTTTGTTGCCTGAAACTTGGGTTCTTTTGAGTGCTGTTGCAGGGAATGGTGTTCAGTCCAGTTCCATTTTCTGCGGAAGAGCAGTTGCCTGCAGGCTCTGAGATGGAACAGCTTGGAGCTGACAGGGGGGATGTCTCCAAACAACGCTATGTAAGTTGTTTGCAAAAGTTTGGAATTAGCTTTTTTTGTCTGTTTTGTGCTTTTTGGATGTTTCATTCACATGGTAGTATTTAGATTTTAGTCTTTGCTGCTTTTGAAAACTAATAGTCTGTTACTGGGAACTTTTTATCAAACTCAACCTTAGTGCTAAATGCTAATGTTTGAAggaaaaaaatatcatttttgtcATACATTGGACTCCTTGCAGGTAGAGTTGTTACCTCAGATTGATATGCAAAAAGTAAGCTGGCACCAGCATAAACATATTCTGGCATTTATTTCTGGTCGCAATCAAGTTACCATTCGTGATTATGAGGATTCGTGTGAGTGAAATTTTACATTTTGTAAATTGGGTTTCCTTTGTGTAGCTTTTGAATTTGATTTCAGTGCATGCCTGAACAATTTCTATTTCAGCACAAGGGATAGATCCCTGTATATTGACTAGTGAGTCGCAAAGAGATGTTAAAGTTGTCGAGTGGAGACCAAATGGTGGAAAAGCGCTTGCTGTAGCATGCAAGTGAGTATCATAATTCATAATTGCTGCTTATGATACCAATATCTTTAGTATATTACTTTTTGAAAATACCAATAAATTATTCTGGAAAAGAATTTTTGTAGGACGCAAGACGCTAATCTTTTTCTGTGGCATGAAAACTTCAATGATTTCTCAGTTTTTATTATGAATTTCAGTGATGGAATTTGCATTTGGGCTGCTTCTTACCCTGGAAATGCAGCATCTGTGAGATTTGGCGCGACCTCCTCATTAGGAACTCTATCTAGAGGATCTGGAACTCGTTGGACTCTGGTGGATTTTCTTCGCAGCCAACGTGGAGAACAAATAAGCGCACTATCATGGAGTCCTGATGGAAGATATCCTAACTAAATTTTCTTTTGGTATTCAACGGTTTTATATTGGTATTCCTATAGATATCGTTGTTTACTTGAGGAGGAGTCATTAATCACTAATTTAGATTTCCTTAACCCATCCACAAATACTTGGCTTCTGCCTCATATATGTACTCCATCAACTCATCATTCACCATATGGGATGTTGCTCAAGGTATACAAATCACCTACTTAAAAAGTTGTTGTTTCTCGCTTGTATCTCctttttaacttgtttctttgcctAGATGTTCTGATTCAATTGTTGAGTTGATATGTTCTATTTTGTTGTGTGGCACTTTTTATTTGGTTTTTTTCCTTTTCCTTCTTTGTTCATTCCAAGTTCAACCTCTCAACGTATATCAAATTTTCATTTAGGGTAGTTTGATGTTGGTGCCTTGAATTTACATG contains:
- the LOC139884163 gene encoding dihydroneopterin aldolase 2-like, which codes for MEDIEILRGDKLVLRGMMFHGYHGVKPEERKLGQKFLIDVDAWMDLRKACQSDQLTDTLSYTDIYRIVKGIVEGTPQNLLESVAQLISSTTLAKHPQVTAIRVKVGKPHVAVQGPIDYLGVEILRYRSIDAPPN
- the LOC139884161 gene encoding LOW QUALITY PROTEIN: aladin-like (The sequence of the model RefSeq protein was modified relative to this genomic sequence to represent the inferred CDS: substituted 2 bases at 2 genomic stop codons), coding for MPSYPHPGSVTICEINRDLVTSDSLSDDRAKDTYGKILGMVFSPVPFSAEEQLPAGSEMEQLGADRGDVSKQRYVSCLQNLLLGTFYQTQPXCXMLMFEGKKYHFCHTLDSLQVELLPQIDMQKVSWHQHKHILAFISGRNQVTIRDYEDSSQGIDPCILTSESQRDVKVVEWRPNGGKALAVACNDGICIWAASYPGNAASVRFGATSSLGTLSRGSGTRWTLVDFLRSQRGEQISALSWSPDGRYLASASYMYSINSSFTIWDVAQGEGTPIRRGIGPTSFLKWSPAGDYFFTAKFDGKFYLWETSTWTSEQWTSTSGFVTGAAWDPDGRVILISFSKSSTLASVHFASKPPSLDAHLIPVDLSVIVSLTNSGSEGIEKIAWDASGERLAVSYKGGDDNYKGLIAIYDVRRTPLISASLVGFIRGPGENAKPTAFSFHNKFKQGPLLSVLWSSGFCCTYPLIFHSHVLP